DNA from Bacteroidota bacterium:
ACTTCGCTAAAGCTTCGTCAGGTAAAAAGTTTAAAGTTTATTTTATACCAGTATGACCATAGCCACCTGCTCCACGTTCTGTTTCTGAAAGTATTTCTACGGTTTCCCAATTCACTTTTTCATGTTTTGAAATGATCATTTGTGCAATTCTTAAACCATCTGCTACAATGAATTCTTCATTTGATAAATTGATCAGCAATACTTTGATTTCTCCCCGATAATCAGCATCGATAGTTCCAGGGGTATTCAATATTG
Protein-coding regions in this window:
- the dut gene encoding dUTP diphosphatase encodes the protein MKVQIINRSKHPLPAYETINSAGMDLRANIEENIILKPLERYLVPTGLFIELPTGYEAQIRPRSGNAYKFGITILNTPGTIDADYRGEIKVLLINLSNEEFIVADGLRIAQMIISKHEKVNWETVEILSETERGAGGYGHTGIK